From one Haloferax marinisediminis genomic stretch:
- a CDS encoding DUF192 domain-containing protein, producing the protein MRLVHRQNGDQTTLASNVETADSFLSKARGLMFRGSVPDDYALVFRFDDADHHSLHMVFVPFDIDALWLIGDEVKQKKRLSAWTGIGLGMADTIIELPAGAAEDVNPGDLVQLSE; encoded by the coding sequence GTGAGGCTCGTACACCGACAGAACGGCGACCAGACGACGCTCGCTTCGAACGTCGAAACCGCCGATTCGTTCCTCTCGAAGGCCCGCGGCCTAATGTTCCGTGGGTCGGTCCCCGACGACTATGCCCTCGTCTTCCGATTCGACGACGCCGACCACCACAGTCTCCACATGGTGTTCGTTCCGTTCGACATCGACGCACTGTGGCTCATCGGCGACGAAGTCAAACAGAAAAAGCGCCTGTCTGCGTGGACAGGTATCGGACTCGGGATGGCAGACACCATCATCGAACTCCCCGCAGGCGCCGCCGAGGACGTCAATCCAGGCGACCTCGTCCAACTATCCGAGTGA
- a CDS encoding DUF7097 family protein encodes MEQTPTGTPVGVDDPYDHAGRCDHLTSDGKCRLAREYADRDPAFARERARVDYECVAAAEDCDFRDCPHYASTTNGRECTRCGIEEVRMAHDSTARPLLEEHHLSYGSRDGPDPSHEITVALCRWCHTKVHKSFARIDDDAAPDPEAIAAREARRTKELEEMGFQSARERATDE; translated from the coding sequence ATGGAGCAGACGCCGACAGGCACGCCCGTAGGTGTCGACGACCCCTACGACCACGCTGGGCGGTGCGACCACCTCACCAGCGACGGGAAGTGCCGCCTCGCCCGCGAGTACGCCGACCGCGACCCGGCGTTCGCCCGCGAGCGTGCACGCGTCGACTACGAGTGTGTCGCCGCCGCCGAAGACTGTGACTTTCGTGACTGTCCGCACTACGCCTCGACGACGAATGGCCGCGAGTGTACCCGCTGTGGCATCGAAGAGGTCCGTATGGCACACGACTCGACTGCCCGTCCGCTCCTCGAAGAACACCACCTCTCGTACGGTAGTCGTGACGGACCGGACCCATCACACGAGATAACCGTGGCACTGTGTCGATGGTGCCACACGAAAGTCCACAAGTCGTTCGCCCGTATCGACGACGACGCCGCTCCCGACCCGGAGGCCATCGCTGCACGTGAAGCGCGACGGACGAAGGAGCTCGAAGAAATGGGATTTCAGTCGGCACGGGAACGCGCCACCGACGAGTGA
- a CDS encoding GMP synthase subunit A, translated as MTRIVVIDNHGQFTHLEQRALRDLGVDTDLIDNDTDPADIDADGIVLSGGPDMDRIGRCADYLDLDVPVLGICLGMQILAEELGGRVGSGDYGGYADVDVDVLDEDDPLIGSLAPETRVWASHADEVKEVPEGFTHTATSDVCTIEAMSNTERNLYGVQWHPEVAHTDEGEEVFENFIAICEQ; from the coding sequence ATGACCCGCATCGTCGTCATCGACAACCACGGGCAGTTCACTCATCTCGAACAGCGCGCACTCCGTGACCTCGGCGTCGACACCGACCTCATCGACAACGACACGGACCCTGCAGACATCGACGCAGACGGCATCGTCCTCTCCGGCGGCCCGGACATGGACCGCATCGGCCGCTGTGCTGACTACCTCGACCTCGACGTTCCGGTTCTCGGCATCTGTCTCGGCATGCAGATTCTGGCCGAAGAACTCGGCGGCCGCGTTGGCTCTGGCGACTACGGTGGCTACGCCGACGTCGACGTCGACGTTCTCGACGAAGACGACCCACTCATCGGCTCGCTCGCCCCCGAGACGCGCGTCTGGGCAAGCCACGCCGACGAAGTGAAGGAAGTTCCCGAAGGGTTCACGCACACTGCCACGAGCGACGTGTGTACCATCGAAGCGATGAGCAACACCGAGCGAAACCTCTACGGCGTCCAGTGGCACCCCGAAGTGGCTCACACCGACGAGGGTGAGGAAGTCTTCGAGAACTTCATCGCCATCTGCGAACAATAA